Proteins from a single region of Pseudomonas quebecensis:
- the hutH gene encoding histidine ammonia-lyase produces the protein MTALNLIPGQLSLAQLRAIYQQPVTLSLDDSASAQIDASVACVEQILAENRTAYGINTGFGLLASTRIASADLENLQRSLVLSHAAGVGEPISDALVRLVMVLKVNSLSRGFSGIRRVVIDALIALINAEVYPHIPLKGSVGASGDLAPLAHMSLVLLGEGKARYKGEWLEAKDALKIAGLAPLTLAAKEGLALLNGTQVSTAYALRGLFEGEDLFAGALACGGLTVEAVLGSRSPFDARIHAARGQRGQIDSAAAYRDLLGESSQVSQSHQNCDKVQDPYSLRCQPQVMGACLTQFRQAAEVLAVEANAVSDNPLVFAAEGDVISGGNFHAEPVAMAADNMALAIAEIGSLSERRISLMMDKHMSQLPPFLVGNGGVNSGFMIAQVTAAALASENKALAHPHSVDSLPTSANQEDHVSMAPAAGKRLWEMAENTRGILAVEWLAACQGLDLREGLKTSPKLEKARGILRSKVAFYDKDRFFAPDIIAASELLAGRCLNELVPARLLPSL, from the coding sequence GTGACTGCGCTAAACCTGATTCCGGGCCAACTGAGCCTCGCCCAACTGCGGGCCATCTATCAGCAGCCGGTAACCCTCAGCCTGGATGACAGCGCATCGGCGCAGATCGACGCCAGCGTGGCGTGTGTCGAGCAGATCCTCGCCGAAAACCGCACCGCCTACGGCATCAACACCGGTTTTGGCCTGCTGGCCTCCACGCGTATCGCCAGCGCCGATCTGGAAAACCTCCAGCGTTCCCTGGTGTTGTCCCACGCCGCCGGTGTTGGCGAGCCGATCAGCGACGCGTTGGTGCGGCTGGTCATGGTGCTCAAGGTCAACAGCCTCAGCCGTGGCTTCTCCGGTATCCGTCGCGTGGTGATTGACGCGCTGATCGCGCTGATCAACGCAGAGGTGTACCCGCATATTCCTTTGAAAGGTTCGGTGGGCGCCTCCGGTGACTTGGCGCCCCTGGCCCACATGTCCCTCGTGCTGCTCGGCGAAGGCAAGGCGCGCTACAAAGGCGAATGGCTTGAAGCGAAAGACGCGCTCAAGATCGCTGGCCTCGCGCCGCTGACCCTGGCGGCGAAGGAAGGCCTGGCGCTGCTTAACGGTACTCAGGTGTCCACGGCGTATGCCTTGCGCGGCCTGTTCGAAGGTGAAGACCTGTTCGCCGGCGCCCTGGCGTGCGGCGGTCTTACCGTGGAAGCGGTGCTGGGTTCGCGCTCGCCCTTCGACGCACGCATTCATGCGGCTCGCGGTCAACGCGGGCAGATCGATTCGGCGGCGGCCTACCGTGATCTGCTGGGTGAAAGCAGCCAGGTCTCGCAGTCGCACCAGAACTGCGACAAGGTGCAGGATCCGTATTCCCTGCGTTGCCAGCCACAAGTCATGGGCGCCTGCCTGACCCAGTTCCGCCAGGCTGCCGAAGTGCTGGCGGTGGAGGCCAACGCCGTCTCCGATAACCCCCTGGTATTTGCCGCCGAAGGCGACGTGATTTCCGGCGGTAACTTCCACGCCGAGCCGGTGGCCATGGCCGCCGACAACATGGCACTGGCCATCGCCGAAATCGGTTCGCTCAGCGAGCGCCGTATCTCGCTGATGATGGACAAGCACATGTCCCAGTTGCCGCCGTTCCTGGTGGGCAATGGCGGGGTCAACTCCGGCTTCATGATCGCCCAGGTCACCGCCGCCGCGCTGGCCAGTGAGAACAAGGCATTGGCCCATCCCCACAGCGTCGACAGCCTGCCGACCTCCGCCAACCAGGAAGACCACGTTTCAATGGCCCCGGCTGCCGGCAAGCGCCTGTGGGAAATGGCCGAAAACACCCGTGGCATCCTCGCCGTGGAATGGCTGGCGGCGTGCCAGGGCCTGGACCTGCGCGAAGGCTTGAAAACCTCGCCGAAACTGGAAAAAGCCCGTGGCATCCTGCGCAGCAAAGTGGCGTTTTACGACAAGGACCGCTTTTTCGCCCCGGACATCATCGCCGCCAGTGAACTGCTCGCCGGCCGCTGCCTGAACGAGCTGGTCCCGGCCCGGTTGCTGCCGAGCCTGTAA